The following coding sequences are from one Primulina eburnea isolate SZY01 chromosome 15, ASM2296580v1, whole genome shotgun sequence window:
- the LOC140815579 gene encoding uncharacterized protein: MKELAQKDHPDKFSVASDGSFHFNWRLVVLNLIDMNEVILCEAHCSRHSIHPGNQKMYHTLRAYYWWEVMKKEIFDFMAKCLTCQRVKAERTRHGANFIPYDRPCTYKKMAKLYIDHVSLSVIRDVFYVSMLLKYEPDPSHVLSTEDVEFDSSLSYIDHPIQILDRKEKQIGNKTIPLVLVQWSTHGIKEVTWELEARMRQEWPQLFKNIMNNSMYLDFPMYYYWYSF; the protein is encoded by the exons atgaaagaattggCTCAAAAAGATCATCCAGATAAGTTCAGTGTTGCCTCAGATGGTAGTTTTCACTTTAATTGGAGACTTGTGGTTCTTAATTTAATAGATATGAATGAAGTTATACTAtgtgaagcacattgtagtcgacaTAGCATTCATCCAGGAAATCAAAAGATGTATCATACTTTGAGAGCTTATTATTGGTGGGAAGTTATGAAGAAGGAAATTTTTGATTTCATGGCTAAATGTTTAACTTGCCAACGGGTTAAAGCTGAACGAACGAGACATGGCG CCAATTTTATTCCATATGACCGTCCTTGTACTTACAAGAAAATGGCGAAATTGTACATTGATCATGTG AGTTTGTCTGTGATACGCGATGTGTTTTATGTATCGATGTTGTTGAAGTACGAGCCAGATCCATCTCATGTATTGAGTACCGAGGATGTGGAGTTTGATAGTTCCCTAAGTTATATTGATCATCcaattcaaattcttgatcgcaaAGAGAAGCAAATCGGGAACAAGACGATTCCTTTGGTTTTGGTGCAGTGGAGTACACATGGGATAAAAGAAGTTACATGGGAGTTAGAGGCTAGAATGCGTCAAGAGTGGCCtcaattgtttaaaaatataatgaatAACTCCATGTACTTAGATTTTCCTATGTATTATTACTGGTACAGTTTTTAA